The window GAAGGGCATACAGGTCAAGATGTTCGCCGTGGCCGTGGACGGCCTCAGTATCATCGTCAACGAAAAAAATCCCCTGACCCAGTTGACGATGACCCAAGTCGGCGCCATCTACCGCGGCGAGATCACCAACTGGAAAGCCCTCGGCGGCCCCGACGCCGTGGTCAGCCTCTACGGTCGCCAGTCCAACTCCGGCACCTACACCTTCATGATGGAGCACGTCATGGGCAACAAGCCCTACTCCCAGGCCATGAAGGAGATGAACGGCAACGCCCAGATCATCGAGGGCGTCCTGGCCGACACCGGCGCCATCGGATACGTCGGCGTGGGCTACGTCGTCGACAAAGCCACGGGCAAGCCGATGAAGGGACTCAAGATCCTGAACATCAACAAGGACGCCAAGGCCCAAGCCTTCTCCCCCCTGGACAAGGCCGCCGTGGATTCCGCCCAGTATCCCATCGCCCGCCCGTTGTGGATGGCCACCAACGGCAAGCCCAAGGCCGTCGCGGCCGGATTCATCAACTGGATCCTCACGGACGAAGGCCAGAAGATCGTTGCCCGCGAGGGTTTCTACGCCATCGGCGCCAAGTACGTGGAGATGAACGCCAAGAACCTGAAGTGAGTCCGCAGCCTCAAGGGCGAGGGCCCCAGGCCCTTGTCCTGTGCCTCCGGGGACGGGCCGACGGGCCCGCCTCCGGGGCCGAATCCTAAAGAGGCTGCCGACAAGACTCCCTAAGGGGGAGTGAAATATGACCAAGCGAGCGCTGCGGAACCTGAAAGAGAAGTCCATCAAAGGCTTCTTCCTCCTCAACGGACTTTTAGCCGTTGTCGTCCTGGCCGGGATATTCTTCCTGCTCCTTGTCTCCGCGTTTCCGGCCTTCAAAGAAATCAACCTGCAGGATTTTCTTTTCACCAAGACCTGGGATCCGACGTCCCCGCTCAAGGAAAGTTATGGCATCCTGGGGCAGATCGTTTCTTCCATCCTGGTCACCCTGGGCGCCATGGCCATCGCCGTCCCGATCGGCCTCGGCGTCGCGGCCTACCTTTCAGACGTTGCGCATTGGCGCGTCCGGGAGATCGTCAAGCCCGTCGTCGAAATCCTGGCCGGGATCCCCTCGGTCGTGATTGGGT is drawn from Candidatus Aminicenantes bacterium and contains these coding sequences:
- a CDS encoding phosphate ABC transporter substrate-binding protein, producing MSVKWIKWVVLACLAMAAVFTPVLLSAQGRYLQIKGSDTMINLAQILAEEYMAKNPKSPIAVLGGGSGTGVTALINGTCDICNTSRDWKQKELDLAWEKGIQVKMFAVAVDGLSIIVNEKNPLTQLTMTQVGAIYRGEITNWKALGGPDAVVSLYGRQSNSGTYTFMMEHVMGNKPYSQAMKEMNGNAQIIEGVLADTGAIGYVGVGYVVDKATGKPMKGLKILNINKDAKAQAFSPLDKAAVDSAQYPIARPLWMATNGKPKAVAAGFINWILTDEGQKIVAREGFYAIGAKYVEMNAKNLK